One Chryseobacterium sp. StRB126 genomic region harbors:
- a CDS encoding SMI1/KNR4 family protein — protein MIDFEIENKLITSDELHEFEVKTGISLPQDYKEHMLKYNGGSPLSYDLYFGEPDEGILLSGFKSIKYGTSLVEQKDYLPPKYLSIGYTETGYLAMSLDEKEYGNIFIYYSEAELALLAPSFTEFLEGLVDYPDLFL, from the coding sequence ATGATTGATTTTGAAATAGAAAATAAGCTCATTACCTCAGATGAATTACATGAATTTGAAGTTAAAACCGGGATATCTTTACCTCAGGATTATAAAGAACATATGTTGAAATATAATGGTGGATCTCCACTGAGCTATGACCTTTATTTTGGAGAGCCTGATGAGGGCATACTCTTGTCCGGTTTTAAATCTATTAAATATGGGACTTCTCTTGTTGAGCAAAAAGACTATTTGCCTCCGAAATATCTTAGCATTGGTTATACAGAAACGGGTTATTTAGCAATGTCGCTGGATGAAAAAGAATATGGAAATATTTTTATTTATTACTCAGAGGCAGAATTAGCATTATTGGCTCCTTCTTTTACAGAATTTTTAGAAGGCCTGGTTGATTATCCTGATCTATTTCTATAA
- a CDS encoding ankyrin repeat domain-containing protein gives MIDILIENGADVNYFDEEYYAPVFQTIYLNKPKVLKLILEKGANVPLVGEERDTPLTRAALDNNLEIIRLILPYSNNDFINRSGTFHAKTPLGLAFHYGNLEMIELLLQYKADPFVNDGEGYLTIENIPKETDENLKKEIFDLIEKYKHH, from the coding sequence ATGATAGATATTTTGATAGAGAATGGGGCGGATGTTAATTATTTTGATGAAGAATATTATGCGCCAGTTTTTCAGACCATCTACTTAAATAAACCTAAAGTCCTGAAGTTAATTCTGGAAAAAGGAGCAAATGTACCTCTTGTTGGGGAAGAGAGAGATACGCCTTTAACAAGGGCTGCTTTAGATAACAATCTGGAGATCATAAGATTAATCCTGCCTTATTCAAATAATGATTTTATTAATAGATCGGGAACCTTTCACGCAAAAACACCTCTAGGATTGGCCTTTCATTATGGAAATTTAGAAATGATAGAACTACTGTTGCAATACAAGGCTGACCCTTTTGTAAATGATGGAGAAGGGTATTTAACCATTGAAAATATTCCGAAAGAAACTGATGAGAATCTGAAAAAGGAGATTTTTGATCTTATAGAAAAATATAAGCATCATTGA
- a CDS encoding pentapeptide repeat-containing protein: MESIETKIQLHKKWLNKAGGKQPDIKDEEFNTIVFKDEDLNTAIFCNTQFISTTLSHLNLAGSAFFNCIFSSVNFESSSLRKSEFHQCQFINCTFLENEITKAEFYDVSITFCTFNTVKLGWAYFGNCSISDTTFDSVELDSLSFMDCKFSAVTFKGAQFNTNYPVKINNHMNITHIDQLKNSMLK; the protein is encoded by the coding sequence ATGGAAAGTATAGAGACCAAAATACAACTTCATAAAAAATGGCTCAACAAAGCCGGAGGAAAACAACCGGATATAAAAGATGAGGAATTCAATACGATCGTGTTCAAAGATGAGGATTTAAATACCGCTATATTTTGTAACACCCAGTTTATATCCACTACTCTCAGTCATCTCAATTTAGCTGGCAGTGCATTCTTCAACTGCATTTTTTCTTCTGTAAATTTTGAAAGTTCTTCTTTGCGGAAAAGTGAGTTTCACCAGTGCCAGTTCATCAATTGTACGTTTTTAGAAAATGAAATAACAAAAGCTGAATTTTACGATGTTTCCATAACATTTTGTACATTCAATACAGTAAAACTAGGTTGGGCTTATTTTGGAAACTGCTCTATTTCAGATACAACTTTTGATTCGGTGGAATTAGACAGTTTAAGCTTTATGGATTGTAAGTTTAGTGCCGTTACCTTTAAAGGAGCTCAATTTAATACCAATTATCCTGTGAAGATTAACAATCATATGAATATTACCCATATTGATCAGCTGAAAAATTCAATGTTAAAATAA